GCGCATCCCGACTGCCTCCGTGCAGGGTGAGATAGGATTTGTTTTTGGCGAAATTAATTAGATCAAACCACGGGGTGCGCGTCTACTTTTATGAATTTCCTAGGGATTATGAGGGGATTCGCTAGATGCAGGCGTTATGTGCCATAGAACCTATGACGAAAGAAGAAGCATTGAAGCTCGTTGAAGTTGAATTAGGAAGAGCTAAAGATAAGTGCAACCCAATTGATTGTGTTGTCTTAGAGAAGAAAACCATCGAAAAACCATGGGGCTGGGTGTTCTTTTATCAAAGTAAGGAATATGTAGAGACTGGGAACTTTATTTATATGTTAGGGGGCAATGCTCCGTACATTGTAAACAGACACACTGGTGAGTTAAGTGAAACTGGTACATGCGAGCCTATCGAGTATTACATCGAAGAATATGAAAAGTCTTTGCCACGAGGCACATAACAAGAGCTTGCATCTGATACCAAAAGCTGCGCGGTTTTTGTGTCATTGCTGCGCTGAAGCGGGCGTTATATGCAATGGATAGTGTCGTGAAATTTATCAAGGCCTGTGTATTAGTTTCAGGGCTACTCTTTATCACTTTGTTCTATTTGGAACGTCTTGAGAATCCGAGTATCACTTTTCAGAACTTCGATGAACTCCAGGCATCTGGTTTAATCGAGTCTGGCTGGCTCCCTGCTTACTTTCCAAGATCATCCACAAATATCAAAGAGCAGCACAACATTGATACCAATGAGGTGAATGCAACTTTTCAATATAAAGCCTCAGACTTAATCAATCTTCTAAAGCACTGCCACTTGATCGAAAAAACGGAGCAAAGCCAAAAATTGTTGTGTAATTCACGTTCAAAGCGTACTAATACCTTTACTTTAAATAATGATGGTGCCGGTGAATTTCACAGTAGTTACAATGGCATATAACAAGAGCATCAACGCGCCCACTGTAATTGTTGGCCACGTTTCGCTTCGCTACACAGTATAGCCAACAGTCACTCAGCGCTTATGGCGCCGTTATACCTCACGGAGGATTTATGTTTGTAAATGGAGTTGGTGTAGTCCTTTGTGGAAGTGCAGAAGACTATGTCGGTATGTCTATCGCGTGGCTTACGAAGGTTGAAAAGGATCATGTTCTGATCTCAGTACCTAAAGGCGCACTAGGTACTGAAAAACTACTAGAAGAAGGCCGGTTCACGCTTAGTCTTTTAGCTGAAACTCAAACCGAAATTGCACGCCAATTTGGTGGCAGCAAGCAGAAAGTTGCAGTGGAGAAAGATCAGACTTTTTTGTTTTCAACTGACTGGGGTACGCCGGCTGTTGGCGAGTGTAGCGGGGTATTTCTTTGCGAAGTAATAAGTTCTTCTGAACTAAATGATCAAGTGTTGGTTACAGCGCAATTATCTGGGCCTGTTGCTGCCACAGAACTGAGCCCGCTGGTTTTTCGTAAATCAGACTTCTTCGCTTAGCGCGACGTATAACGATACAAGTCACTAACTCG
Above is a window of Corallincola holothuriorum DNA encoding:
- a CDS encoding flavin reductase, with protein sequence MFVNGVGVVLCGSAEDYVGMSIAWLTKVEKDHVLISVPKGALGTEKLLEEGRFTLSLLAETQTEIARQFGGSKQKVAVEKDQTFLFSTDWGTPAVGECSGVFLCEVISSSELNDQVLVTAQLSGPVAATELSPLVFRKSDFFA
- a CDS encoding YrhB domain-containing protein codes for the protein MQALCAIEPMTKEEALKLVEVELGRAKDKCNPIDCVVLEKKTIEKPWGWVFFYQSKEYVETGNFIYMLGGNAPYIVNRHTGELSETGTCEPIEYYIEEYEKSLPRGT